Below is a genomic region from Triticum urartu cultivar G1812 unplaced genomic scaffold, Tu2.1 TuUngrouped_contig_5564, whole genome shotgun sequence.
GTTGGTAGCAGCATCCAAGACTTCACGCCGTCAATGAGCGTCACGTCCATCCCAGTGATCGATGAGACTGAATTCAATGGTATGACATATTTCTTCAATTAAGCACAATCATAAAGTTGCAACTAGCTTGTTTATTTTGCCGAAATGTTAAAATGGGACCTAGTAGCGCTTAAAAGGTAGAAAAGGCCTTTCTAATTCTAGTAGCTCATTCATGCAGAATTCAAGAGCTTAGTTAAATATTTGTTCAATGTTGACCAAGTAGCTGTAGTTTTACCTTCCAAGAGATAATGTTACACAGGCCATCTACAATTCCGTATTTACTCATACTACGCATGCTCCCCTGATCTTTACAGCAAAATCTATTGAAGACAACATGATCGGCCAGTACGATTCATCAGAAAGACCAGTTCTATGTGCTGGTTGTGGGCTAAGATCAGTTCTTTACATCAAGGAATCCATGAAATATCCTTTCTCAGAGATCCAATCTGCAACAGCTGACTTCTCAAGTGAGAATTTGGTGGGTGAGGGAGGATTTGGGCATGTGTATAAAGGGAGACTCAAGGATGGCCAGGTCATTGCAGCTAAGTTGCGTAAAGAAGCTAGCTCGCAGGGCTATACCGAGTTCTTCTCTGAAGTGCAAGTGCTCAGTTTTGCCCGCCATCGGAACATTGTCATGTTGCTTGGGTATTGTTGCAAAGAAAGCTACAACATCTTGGTGTATGAGTATATATGCAACAACTCTCTTGAGTGGCATTTATTTGGTGCGTGCTTGGTATGCATAAAGTTAATTCATAATATGAAGATGGTGACAAACATAACCTTAGCTTGCTCTTTTCTTTTGCCACTTGATGAAACAGACAAGGCAGCAGGCTTACTGGAGTGGCACAAGAGGCATGCTATTGCCCTTGGTATAGCAAAGGGGCTGCGCTTTCTGCATGAAGAGTGCCGCGCCGGTCCAATAATTCACCGGGATTTGCGCCCAAGCAATGTACTGTTGACACATGACTTTGTTCCTATGGTAAGCTAGACCTCACTTCTTACTGGTACATTTGAAGGTGCAAATCCTTATCTGTTCTGTTGTAATTACGTCCTGTCTTCCACAGCTTGGGGATTTTGGTCTTGCTAAATGGAAGGCTGTCAATGCTTCTATTCATACAAGGGTTCTGGGGCAATCAGGGTCAGCACAAAACTCTCTAATCCTTCCGATAATCTCAACTCTGTTCCATTTTATGCTACCCTTTTGCTCCTGTATTTCTGACAATTCCAGGATTTTCTTGTCATGTCCATCAGATACTTGGCGCCTGAGTATGCTGAATATGGCATAGTTTCTGTCAGAACAGATGTGTATGCCTTTGGCATCGTTCTTTTCCAGCTGATATCGGGTCGCAAGGTGCTCGAGGAACATGAAGGGCAGTGCACGCACATATTGCAATGGGTATTCTTTTTAGTAGATTCTTCTCCTTTTCATTTGCCAACGTCTTATAGCCGATTTGCAGCATTCATTTTCTTGCATCTCTATACATTTTCAGGCAGAGCCTTTGGTGGAGAGTCTTGCACTGCACGATCTGATCGACGAGCGCATTGCAGATACATACGACACGTATGGGCTGTATCATCTAGCCAGAGCAGCATATCTCTGTGTCAGGACAAACCCGGAACAGCGGCCTTCTATGGGGGAGGTTGTCCGTCTTATCGAGACAGAGAATGAGCATATCAGGGATTTGTCCCGACAATTCATCCCACATTTTACAAagtaaagagagagagagagagagagagagagagagagatcctaCGGAGAAGCCCCGTGGACAATATATTAAAGGTAGAGCCCACCCGAGTGAGGTACCCAAAGTTCGCTCCAGACAGGAGTCAAAGCCAGGTCAGCAAGGATGCGGCACTGCGACCTTACCACTCACATTTTACGAAGTGAAGAAATAGTCCAAAGGAATCCAGTATGATATTTCATCAGTGAAGTTTCTATGATGCTCGCAGAGGAATATCTCCACTTCTCACCGGTGAAATCGCAACGCATGTTACTGCCTGCTCCCCTGTTCTCCTTTCTTCCCCCCTTATGTTTTGTTCTTCCACGCATAAAATGGTGTGTACATAGGGAATTACTAGTTCCCTTTTTTTTCCCTGCGTATCGTTGTAAATGAAATGTCGTTCTACTTGGG
It encodes:
- the LOC125529382 gene encoding proline-rich receptor-like protein kinase PERK8; the protein is ALDATRDHREVEVRMSLRALVARGDILRGGDSLLVLGVLHSVTNPMGYQTKASSDSFAGTSLRYLGDQVAKKAEYYKDKLLQDVEELRQVGISVTLKVCPGSPAKVVIIHEINSSKAAWVVLDRHFRRDFKHFEKHIACKVAAFQDNLSVQTLKSIRTNLSSKSMGETKDLQNLVVSLDLSSKTLDTDKVRVSIRSSPVSYFASLTNHEMYYTPSVVGSSIQDFTPSMSVTSIPVIDETEFNAKSIEDNMIGQYDSSERPVLCAGCGLRSVLYIKESMKYPFSEIQSATADFSSENLVGEGGFGHVYKGRLKDGQVIAAKLRKEASSQGYTEFFSEVQVLSFARHRNIVMLLGYCCKESYNILVYEYICNNSLEWHLFDKAAGLLEWHKRHAIALGIAKGLRFLHEECRAGPIIHRDLRPSNVLLTHDFVPMLGDFGLAKWKAVNASIHTRVLGQSGYLAPEYAEYGIVSVRTDVYAFGIVLFQLISGRKVLEEHEGQCTHILQWAEPLVESLALHDLIDERIADTYDTYGLYHLARAAYLCVRTNPEQRPSMGEVVRLIETENEHIRDLSRQFIPHFTK